The following coding sequences lie in one Miscanthus floridulus cultivar M001 chromosome 9, ASM1932011v1, whole genome shotgun sequence genomic window:
- the LOC136483332 gene encoding uncharacterized protein has translation MAGAKADVDAETGDGGGAGGGGSGGSFSEQRLIDKLNRLNNSATSIQTLSQWCIFHRKRAKRVVDTWEKQFTIAREDKKISFLYLSNDILQNSKRKGADYVDEFWRVLPRSMKHVYEKGGEEGKKQVARLILIWDDRKVFGTRIESMKNDILGDNPPNNGNSLNPSSNPTSNSKAARKDSGTIVKKLTVGGMPEKIVSAYQSVLDQHFDEDTALNKCKTTVGLLERINKDINDASISGNQPASSLISDLQEQEMTLKQCIEQLESVDMARVSLINQLKQGLSEQESKSVVLRGQLQVAQAEAQRVIQLREQLGHALVTSVTQSTSSPLMITPPEQTLAIMQGSGVRSTPPQSQPLNPATSLPPTVSAVGDESKRTAAAMADKLASLSAPVQVLTSILSSFAAEQAASINGGSPSGEFSGGPPGFQIDKRPRLENSGQAADMGAPPFFGQAPQVQQQIGAVPTSLGGTHPPTPGPFPPPPPPLPSLLPPHLQQFGQNTGGMIGMGGPFGMMAGSMPFPPPLTNILPAGFPGPSGPPPPPPLPPAQSQPQPQQQQQSQAPQQSPTSAGFFQSSGMGFFLPVQVQQSPSAQRQ, from the exons ATGGCGGGCGCGAAGGCGGATGTAGACGCGGAAACGGGAGACGGCGGcggggccggcggtggcggcagcggcggctccTTCAGCGAGCAGAGGCTGATTGATAAGCTCAACAGGCTCAACAACTCAGCCACTAGCATTCAAA CACTTTCACAATGGTGCATTTTTCACCGCAAGAGGGCCAAAAGGGTTGTGGACACATGGGAAAAGCAGTTTACTATTGCAAGGGAGGATAAGAAAATATCATTCCTATATCTATCAAATGATATCCTGCAAAACAGCAAACGTAAGGGAGCAGACTATGTGGATGAATTCTGGAGGGTTTTACCTAGATCAATGAAGCATGTCTATGAAAAGgggggagaagaagggaagaAGCAGGTGGCGAGATTG ATATTAATCTGGGATGATCGTAAAGTTTTTGGGACCCGTATTGAAAGTATGAAAAATGACATTCTTGGTGACAACCCTCCTAACAATGGGAATAGTTTAAATCCTAGCTCTAATCCCACTTCAAATTCCAAAGCTGCACGGAAGGATTCCGGTACAATAGTAAAA AAACTCACTGTTGGCGGGATGCCTGAAAAAATTGTGTCTGCATACCAATCAGTGCTTGATCAACATTTTGACGAAGACACAGCTTTAAACAAATGTAAGACTACTGTGGGCCTTTTGGAGAGGATAAATAAAGATATTAATGATGCTAGCATCAGCG GTAATCAGCCAGCATCGTCATTGATCTCTGACCTGCAAGAACAGGAAATGACCCTAAAACAGTGCATCGAACAACTCGAAAGTGTAGATATGGCAAGGGTATCCCTGATCAATCAATTGAAACAAGGTCTCAGCGAACAG GAGTCGAAGTCAGTAGTTCTTCGCGGTCAATTGCAA GTTGCTCAAGCAGAGGCCCAACGTGTCATCCAACTTAGAGAACAACTGGGCCATGCCCTTGTTACAAGCGTTACACAATCTACTTCTAGTCCGCTCATGATTACTCCACCAGAGCAAACTTTGGCTATAATGCAGGGTTCAGGAGTAAGATCGACACCTCCCCAGTCACAACCACTGAATCCTGCAACTTCACTTCCCCCTACAGTCAGTGCAGTGGGTGATGAGTCCAAGAGAACGGCAGCAGCTATGGCAGATAAGCTTGCATCTTTGTCAGCACCTGTGCAGGTGCTGACCTCCATTTTGTCATCTTTTGCTGCTGAGCAAGCTGCTTCCATAAATGGTGGATCGCCTTCTGGAGAATTCTCTGGAGGACCACCAGGTTTCCAGATTGATAAGAGGCCTAGGCTTGAGAATTCAGGGCAGGCTGCTGACATGGGTGCACCTCCCTTTTTTGGGCAAGCGCCACAGGTGCAACAACAGATTGGAGCAGTGCCTACTTCTCTTGGAGGCACGCATCCACCAACTCCAGGCCCATTCCCACCACCTCCACCGCCATTGCCTTCTCTATTGCCACCGCACCTGCAACAATTTGGTCAAAATACTGGAGGAATGATTGGGATGGGAGGACCTTTCGGGATGATGGCTGGCTCTATGCCATTTCCGCCTCCATTGACCAACATTCTGCCGGCAGGTTTTCCGGGACCAAGTgggccacctcctccacctccacttccACCAGCTCAGAGTCAGCCCCagccccagcagcagcagcagtctcAGGCGCCACAGCAATCACCAACATCAGCTGGATTCTTTCAATCATCAGGCAtggggttctttctgcctgtgcaGGTGCAGCAATCTCCGTCTGCCCAACGACAGTGA